The following proteins come from a genomic window of Streptomyces sp. GS7:
- a CDS encoding DUF5997 family protein — protein sequence MKSHQTAQTMKPATAAKKLGVYLEATPAEFRDGVVSRTELNALQTDPPEWLRELRRNGPHPRPVVAAKLGVSISGLARGGITEALTTEQIDALKAEDPEWLQKERATQAEVRKEASRIKEKNKKKDA from the coding sequence ATGAAGCCCGCCACCGCGGCGAAGAAGCTGGGTGTGTACCTCGAAGCCACCCCCGCCGAGTTCCGGGACGGCGTCGTCTCGCGTACCGAGCTCAACGCCCTTCAGACGGATCCGCCCGAGTGGCTGCGGGAGCTGCGACGCAACGGCCCGCACCCCCGGCCGGTGGTCGCGGCGAAGCTGGGCGTCTCCATCTCCGGTCTCGCCCGCGGCGGGATCACCGAGGCCCTCACCACGGAGCAGATCGACGCCCTGAAGGCGGAGGACCCCGAGTGGCTCCAGAAGGAGCGCGCCACCCAGGCCGAGGTCCGCAAGGAAGCCTCGCGCATCAAGGAGAAGAACAAGAAGAAGGACGCGTAA
- a CDS encoding chitinase produces the protein MGRRTARLLRIGLAAACVLPLLGAGSPSAPRSDTCATKARPSGKVLQGYWENWDGAANGVHPPFGWTPITDARIRDHGYNVLNTAFPVIRSDGTALWEDGMDATVKVPTPAEMCQAKSDGLTLLMSIGGASAGIDLNSTAVADRFVETIVPILKKYNFDGIDIDIETGLTGSGNINQPSPSQTNLVRIIDGVLAQMPPGFGLTMAPETAYVTGGSVTYGSIWGAYLPVIRKYADNGRLWWLNMQYYNGSMYGCSGDSYQAGTVEGFTAQTTCLDKGLTVQGTTIRVPYDQQVPGIPAQPGAGGGYMTPDLVTQAWNTYNSGLKGLMTWSLNWDGSKNWTFGDNVKALQGR, from the coding sequence ATCGGTCGTCGGACAGCGCGTCTACTGAGGATCGGCCTGGCAGCGGCCTGCGTTCTGCCCCTGCTGGGCGCCGGGAGCCCGAGCGCTCCCCGGAGCGACACCTGCGCCACGAAGGCGCGCCCCTCCGGGAAGGTCCTCCAAGGGTATTGGGAGAACTGGGACGGCGCGGCGAACGGCGTCCACCCGCCCTTCGGCTGGACCCCGATCACCGACGCCCGTATCCGCGATCACGGATACAACGTCCTCAACACCGCGTTCCCCGTCATCCGCTCGGACGGCACGGCGCTGTGGGAGGACGGAATGGACGCCACGGTCAAGGTGCCGACCCCGGCCGAGATGTGCCAGGCCAAGAGCGACGGCCTCACGCTCCTGATGTCCATCGGCGGCGCCTCGGCCGGCATCGACCTCAACTCCACGGCCGTGGCCGACCGTTTCGTGGAGACCATCGTGCCGATCCTCAAGAAGTACAACTTCGACGGGATCGACATCGACATCGAAACCGGCCTCACCGGCAGCGGGAACATCAACCAGCCGTCCCCCTCCCAGACCAACCTCGTACGCATCATCGACGGCGTCCTCGCCCAGATGCCCCCGGGCTTCGGCCTGACGATGGCCCCCGAGACGGCCTATGTCACCGGCGGCAGCGTCACCTACGGATCGATCTGGGGCGCGTACCTGCCCGTCATCAGGAAGTACGCGGACAACGGCCGCCTCTGGTGGCTGAACATGCAGTACTACAACGGCAGCATGTACGGCTGCTCGGGCGACTCGTACCAGGCCGGCACGGTCGAGGGCTTCACCGCGCAGACGACCTGCCTCGACAAGGGCCTGACCGTCCAGGGCACCACGATCAGGGTCCCCTACGACCAGCAGGTCCCAGGCATCCCCGCCCAACCAGGCGCCGGGGGCGGCTACATGACACCGGACCTGGTCACCCAGGCATGGAACACCTACAACAGTGGCTTGAAGGGCCTGATGACCTGGTCCCTGAACTGGGACGGCTCCAAGAACTGGACCTTCGGCGACAACGTCAAAGCTCTGCAGGGGCGTTGA
- a CDS encoding ParA family protein yields the protein MATETGRSRPLLSVLVPLSCAFVNLKPGVGKTTSAVWLAHALHESGMSPLLVDGDPAASALRWSELASGFPFPVIALPVGDVHRRVNDFLGNRQAVVLDAPQLEDHPRIARSIMRYAGEWIVPVTPAPIELDRMAPIRGEMADVQSLRAEPARSAVLLNRTNRPDATRTGPDADAREALTERGFDVLDTQIARLDLYAQSFGSPVQAKGSAYMDFAEELMKRQDEA from the coding sequence GTGGCGACCGAAACTGGACGATCGCGCCCGTTATTGTCAGTTCTTGTGCCGTTGAGCTGTGCGTTTGTGAACCTCAAGCCCGGCGTCGGAAAGACGACGAGTGCTGTGTGGCTGGCCCACGCGCTTCATGAGTCGGGTATGTCGCCGCTGCTGGTCGACGGTGACCCGGCCGCTTCCGCGCTGCGCTGGAGCGAGCTGGCCAGTGGCTTTCCGTTTCCGGTGATCGCCCTGCCGGTGGGGGACGTCCACCGTCGCGTGAACGACTTCCTCGGCAACCGGCAGGCCGTCGTGCTCGACGCGCCCCAGCTGGAGGACCATCCCCGCATCGCCCGCAGCATCATGAGGTACGCCGGCGAGTGGATCGTGCCCGTGACCCCCGCCCCCATCGAACTGGACCGGATGGCACCCATCCGTGGCGAGATGGCGGACGTGCAGTCCCTGCGTGCCGAGCCGGCTCGCTCGGCGGTCCTGCTCAATCGCACCAACCGTCCCGACGCCACGCGCACCGGGCCCGATGCGGACGCCCGCGAGGCACTCACCGAGCGGGGTTTCGACGTGCTGGACACCCAGATCGCGCGGCTCGACCTCTACGCCCAGTCTTTCGGGAGCCCGGTCCAGGCCAAGGGTTCGGCGTACATGGACTTCGCGGAGGAACTGATGAAGCGTCAGGACGAGGCATGA
- a CDS encoding YjbQ family protein, with translation MAESFATREIDVRTGSQETVYDLTRECESFLRGVAQGRDGLLNVFAPHATMGVALLETGAGSDEDLLSALHDLLPADDRWRHKHGSPGHGRDHVLPALVPPHATLPVIGGELALGTWQSVCLVDTNIDNANRRVRLSFLG, from the coding sequence ATGGCTGAAAGCTTCGCGACACGGGAGATCGACGTCAGGACCGGGTCACAGGAGACGGTCTACGACCTGACGCGAGAGTGCGAGTCCTTCTTGCGGGGCGTCGCCCAGGGCCGGGACGGACTGCTGAACGTCTTCGCGCCTCACGCCACTATGGGCGTGGCGCTCCTGGAGACCGGAGCGGGCAGTGACGAAGACCTGTTGTCCGCCCTCCACGATCTGCTTCCGGCGGATGACCGTTGGCGACACAAGCACGGCAGTCCCGGTCACGGTCGTGACCACGTCCTTCCCGCGCTCGTGCCTCCGCATGCCACGCTCCCGGTGATCGGGGGCGAACTCGCCCTTGGCACCTGGCAGTCGGTGTGTCTGGTGGACACCAACATCGATAATGCCAACCGTCGGGTGCGGTTGAGCTTCCTGGGCTGA
- a CDS encoding cutinase family protein → MFSARLRRSTARAAACAALLALTGGLPPAVAHADSGKHYYIEIGGTGGSEPVPTCTHSYGFANQALAGNRDNVIVPVCYAASAGPWQAGNSAIPGIGALSYDDSERQGYDNLLAKVESVHKADPDARYTIVGYSQGAQAADQVLQAIAENRTDIPRSQVEGKLYADPRQPDTGIWSRVPRGWSAFGFTSTGPGPADFAGIPVARYCIHSDLACDATSLFSVPGFLSQHPRYLREGGIVFDTLTKDGQNGIFWYAPNS, encoded by the coding sequence ATGTTTTCCGCACGTCTTCGCAGGTCCACAGCGCGGGCTGCAGCCTGCGCGGCATTACTGGCGCTGACGGGCGGGCTGCCGCCCGCCGTGGCTCACGCCGACTCAGGGAAGCACTACTACATAGAGATTGGCGGCACCGGCGGCTCGGAGCCGGTCCCGACGTGCACGCACAGCTACGGTTTCGCCAACCAGGCACTCGCCGGGAACCGGGACAACGTGATCGTCCCGGTCTGCTACGCGGCCAGCGCAGGACCATGGCAGGCCGGCAACAGTGCCATCCCGGGCATCGGTGCTCTGAGCTACGACGACAGTGAACGTCAGGGCTACGACAACTTGCTGGCCAAGGTCGAGTCGGTCCATAAGGCCGATCCGGACGCGCGCTACACGATCGTCGGCTACTCGCAGGGGGCGCAGGCAGCCGACCAGGTCCTGCAGGCGATCGCCGAGAACCGGACCGACATCCCGAGGTCGCAGGTGGAGGGCAAGCTCTACGCCGATCCGCGGCAGCCGGACACCGGGATCTGGAGCCGGGTGCCCCGGGGCTGGAGTGCGTTCGGTTTCACGTCGACCGGGCCGGGACCAGCCGACTTCGCGGGCATCCCCGTCGCGCGCTACTGCATCCACAGCGACCTTGCGTGCGACGCGACTTCGCTGTTCTCGGTTCCCGGTTTCCTTTCCCAGCACCCGCGTTACTTGCGGGAAGGCGGCATCGTATTCGACACCCTGACCAAGGACGGCCAGAACGGGATCTTCTGGTACGCGCCCAACTCGTAG
- a CDS encoding IS5 family transposase (programmed frameshift), translating into MVRRHELTDAQWQKIEALLPANGRPGGQWADHRRVINGVLFRARTGVPWPDLPERYGPWQTVYERHRRWSADGTWQQILTELQIEADATDPDGALAKDVEKESVRRRREWAVNIDSTSCRAHQHAAGARPQAAAGLSAKGGGSRVEGDGREALGRSRGGLTSKVHLLADDRARPLTWRTSPGQRGDSPMFIPVLEGLRIRRRGPGRPRSRPDRVRGDKAYSSYDNRAYLRRRGIKATIAQPDDQRAKRRRKGRAGGRPPAFDKAQYRRRSAVERCVSKWKQYRAVASRYDKRDYIFNGTLAVAAIVIWLRDTVQEPSETP; encoded by the exons ATGGTGCGGCGACATGAGCTGACGGACGCGCAGTGGCAGAAGATCGAGGCTTTACTGCCTGCCAATGGCAGGCCCGGCGGGCAGTGGGCCGATCACCGCAGGGTGATCAACGGGGTGCTGTTTCGGGCCCGTACCGGTGTTCCCTGGCCGGACCTGCCCGAACGGTACGGCCCCTGGCAGACCGTTTACGAGCGGCACCGTCGCTGGTCAGCGGACGGAACCTGGCAGCAGATCCTGACCGAGTTACAGATCGAGGCCGATGCCACCGATCCCGACGGGGCCCTGGCCAAGGACGTCGAGAAGGAAAGTGTGCGGCGCCGGCGGGAATGGGCGGTGAACATCGACTCCACGTCCTGCCGGGCCCACCAGCACGCAGCCGGTGCCCGCC CACAGGCCGCCGCGGGACTTTCCGCAAAAGGGGGCGGTTCGCGTGTGGAAGGCGATGGGCGTGAGGCGTTGGGACGCTCACGAGGCGGGCTGACCAGCAAAGTCCATCTGCTGGCCGACGACCGGGCCCGCCCGCTGACTTGGCGGACCTCTCCAGGCCAGCGGGGCGACAGCCCTATGTTCATCCCTGTGCTGGAGGGGCTGCGGATCCGGCGGCGCGGACCGGGCCGACCCCGCAGTCGACCGGATCGCGTCCGCGGTGACAAGGCGTACTCCAGCTACGACAACCGTGCTTATCTGCGACGGCGGGGGATCAAGGCGACCATCGCCCAGCCCGATGACCAGCGGGCCAAGCGCCGGCGGAAGGGCCGGGCCGGCGGACGTCCTCCGGCCTTCGACAAGGCCCAGTACCGCCGCCGCAGTGCCGTCGAACGGTGCGTCAGCAAGTGGAAGCAGTACCGCGCAGTGGCCAGCAGGTACGACAAGCGTGACTACATCTTCAACGGCACCCTGGCCGTTGCAGCGATCGTCATCTGGCTCCGCGACACCGTCCAAGAGCCATCAGAAACGCCCTAG